A window of the Burkholderia sp. 9120 genome harbors these coding sequences:
- a CDS encoding LysR substrate-binding domain-containing protein — protein MASISGPDWSKLSSLDPELVRAFVAVVDSGGFTAAAKLLHRTQSTISLRIRTLEERLETHMFLRNSRRLALSRDGENFLIHARRIIQVQNEAIAALNRSNSDGVIRFGLPEDYAELWLPELLKKFYALRPGARPHIHCRMSLELLERLQAGELDLALVVRHGSQTSGRHLGREEVVWAAHRDFVLEPDAPVPLALFPETCCYRQRGLEALAAFQRQYQVVYTSQSPTGIKVAVNHGAAVTIIDRCTLPENWRVLGVCDGLPLLPAADLELHRSSVNRDPAVDDLAALIEAMVEERRNVAVGVAA, from the coding sequence ATGGCTTCCATCAGCGGACCCGATTGGTCAAAACTGAGTTCTCTCGATCCCGAACTGGTGCGAGCCTTTGTGGCCGTGGTCGACAGCGGCGGATTCACCGCGGCGGCGAAGTTGCTGCACCGCACCCAATCGACCATCAGTCTGCGTATTCGTACGCTGGAAGAGCGGCTGGAAACGCACATGTTTCTGCGCAACAGCCGGCGGCTCGCGCTGTCACGCGACGGCGAAAACTTTCTGATTCACGCCCGCCGCATTATTCAGGTGCAAAACGAAGCGATCGCCGCACTGAACCGGAGCAATAGCGACGGCGTGATCCGTTTCGGCCTCCCGGAGGATTACGCGGAGCTCTGGCTGCCGGAGTTGCTGAAGAAGTTCTACGCGCTGCGGCCTGGCGCACGGCCGCATATTCATTGCCGGATGTCGCTCGAATTGCTGGAGCGACTGCAGGCCGGCGAACTGGATCTGGCGCTGGTGGTGCGGCACGGCTCGCAGACGAGCGGGCGGCATCTCGGGCGTGAAGAGGTGGTGTGGGCGGCGCACCGGGATTTCGTGCTGGAGCCCGACGCGCCCGTGCCGCTGGCGCTGTTTCCCGAGACCTGCTGCTACCGTCAGCGCGGACTTGAAGCGCTCGCCGCGTTCCAGCGGCAGTACCAGGTGGTGTACACCAGCCAGAGTCCGACGGGGATCAAGGTGGCCGTCAATCACGGCGCGGCCGTGACGATCATCGACCGCTGCACGTTGCCGGAGAACTGGCGTGTGCTCGGCGTGTGTGACGGCCTGCCGCTGTTGCCGGCGGCGGATCTCGAGTTGCATCGCTCATCGGTCAATCGCGATCCGGCGGTGGACGATCTCGCCGCGCTGATCGAAGCGATGGTCGAAGAACGCAGAAACGTGGCGGTCGGCGTGGCCGCTTGA